In Phycisphaerae bacterium, a single window of DNA contains:
- a CDS encoding HD domain-containing protein: MSSDPGFARIPTSAIRALTGERHADLEVFLPRTEGDTPILYRRAGAGLSEPDIARMREHGVLNLFVRAEDLQTCEQAVESRLTELLNNPDIGPAEKAEIMESAGTSVAKSLIGGPVDAPMVARAGRTVDTILAGLLHDPGISGYMLRMAGHERSTASHMFIVSTLAVILGAELYGSNEQSLRSLAMAGLLHDLGKLSIPKNVLNKNGTLTRDELAMIHQHPIESVRLIGEDPTVSLLARQFILQHHERVDGRGYPIGLGGGELLTGSKILTIVDSFHALIGRRSYRASLEPEDANRVLSTQAGRQFDAELLNLWVSSCRRHLSGMDKSPAAATRTEEELSTRHEHQPVPNVAGFVGSRPRRFECNGRTILQAAYVGRLMPTADGVPTFGAPVHDVSRGGVCIYSAHPMYRGEIVNVRVATDGKLSWVRSMVAWCRRKNANVFRVGLRFLDRIAESRAGEQVEVRPLGTPEVAAQPSGGKVTTPCFDDTRSDAEGKSGNRCENALETLSVIAAMKDCGHEAQRTVITLAMSGEVSVRLKAVDVLAGMRTRMTRDALVAMLKDSDETVLERAIAAVGSAKLFQGIESLAELLRGTNRRIALRAAGALGRLGDERGLPLVASTLETDHPEARVATQALTDITGHRFPANREGIKAAKRYLSAKQMLSAT; the protein is encoded by the coding sequence GAGCACGGGGTCCTGAATCTCTTCGTCCGCGCTGAAGATCTCCAGACGTGCGAACAAGCGGTAGAGAGTCGCCTCACGGAATTGCTGAACAATCCCGATATCGGCCCCGCCGAAAAGGCGGAGATCATGGAGAGTGCCGGTACGTCCGTGGCCAAGAGCCTGATCGGCGGACCTGTGGATGCTCCCATGGTCGCACGGGCGGGACGGACGGTGGACACGATTCTTGCCGGACTTCTGCACGATCCCGGGATTTCCGGATACATGCTGCGCATGGCCGGTCACGAGCGTTCCACCGCCAGTCACATGTTCATCGTATCCACGCTTGCGGTCATTCTCGGCGCGGAGCTCTACGGCTCCAACGAGCAGTCGTTGCGCAGCCTCGCAATGGCGGGGCTTCTGCACGATCTGGGCAAGCTCTCCATTCCGAAGAACGTGCTGAACAAGAACGGGACACTGACGCGCGACGAGCTGGCCATGATCCACCAGCACCCCATCGAGTCGGTCCGCCTGATCGGCGAGGATCCCACGGTTTCGCTGCTCGCGCGGCAATTCATCCTCCAACACCACGAGCGCGTCGACGGTCGTGGATACCCGATTGGCCTGGGCGGCGGCGAACTGCTTACGGGCAGCAAGATTCTGACCATTGTCGATTCGTTTCACGCGCTCATCGGCCGAAGGTCCTATCGTGCCTCACTCGAGCCGGAAGACGCCAACCGCGTTCTTTCCACGCAGGCAGGGCGGCAGTTCGACGCCGAACTGCTCAACTTGTGGGTTTCTTCCTGCAGGCGTCACCTCTCCGGGATGGACAAGTCGCCCGCGGCGGCGACGCGTACGGAAGAGGAACTCTCCACGCGCCACGAGCATCAGCCGGTACCCAATGTGGCAGGCTTCGTGGGGTCCCGGCCGCGCCGCTTCGAGTGCAACGGACGAACGATTCTCCAGGCAGCCTATGTGGGGCGACTGATGCCCACCGCCGACGGCGTACCGACCTTCGGCGCCCCGGTACACGACGTTTCGCGTGGCGGCGTATGCATCTACTCGGCCCATCCGATGTACCGCGGCGAAATTGTGAATGTCCGCGTGGCCACCGACGGCAAACTGTCCTGGGTCCGATCCATGGTCGCCTGGTGCCGGCGGAAGAACGCCAACGTGTTTCGCGTCGGGCTGCGCTTCCTGGATCGGATCGCCGAGAGTCGCGCCGGCGAGCAGGTCGAGGTTCGACCGCTGGGCACGCCCGAGGTCGCCGCACAACCCAGTGGCGGGAAGGTTACTACCCCTTGTTTTGACGACACCCGTTCCGACGCGGAAGGCAAGTCCGGAAACCGCTGCGAGAACGCGCTGGAGACGCTTTCGGTCATCGCGGCCATGAAAGATTGCGGACACGAGGCGCAGCGGACGGTGATTACACTGGCCATGTCCGGGGAGGTCTCGGTGCGGTTGAAAGCCGTCGATGTCCTGGCCGGCATGCGCACGCGCATGACCCGCGATGCGCTCGTGGCCATGCTCAAGGATTCCGACGAGACGGTCCTGGAACGGGCGATTGCGGCGGTGGGATCCGCGAAGCTGTTCCAAGGCATCGAGTCACTTGCGGAGCTCCTTCGCGGGACCAATCGGCGGATCGCACTCCGCGCCGCGGGGGCATTGGGGCGACTCGGAGACGAGCGCGGCCTCCCGCTGGTCGCGTCCACGCTGGAGACGGATCATCCCGAGGCACGCGTGGCCACCCAGGCCCTGACGGATATTACCGGCCACCGCTTCCCCGCCAATCGAGAAGGCATCAAGGCCGCCAAGCGCTACCTGTCGGCCAAGCAGATGCTCTCCGCAACCTGA